Proteins encoded by one window of Candidatus Zixiibacteriota bacterium:
- the zapB gene encoding cell division protein ZapB: MNLEEKFQKLLEQVGGLTRQSQTLRKENSDLSRENDSLKRELAGLRAECHRLKLQAADRADLVTSKLSSVLQRLDELERTEGQ, from the coding sequence GTGAACCTTGAGGAGAAATTTCAGAAATTGCTGGAGCAGGTCGGCGGCCTCACCAGGCAAAGCCAGACCCTTCGGAAAGAGAACTCCGACCTGAGCCGGGAGAACGATTCATTGAAGCGGGAGCTGGCCGGGTTACGGGCGGAGTGCCACCGGTTAAAACTCCAGGCCGCCGACCGGGCGGATCTGGTTACCTCCAAGCTGTCCAGCGTGTTACAGCGGCTGGACGAATTGGAGCGCACCGAGGGGCAGTAA
- the rny gene encoding ribonuclease Y, with protein sequence MDKIIIVAAAAVVAGVIGYFLSWRAAQRMNREKLAAATVEAERVVEEAKKEAEIRRKEARLEAREEFLKLKGDFEREVAARRQELDAADKRLSELDTNLGRKTEHLDAKEKDLVNREKATQAREKGIALREEELDQIIARQNERLQKIAQMTPEEAKKQLMDNMINAARMEAAQYIKEIREKAEADAEKEAREIILSSIYRCAADHTVETTVSVVNLPNDEMKGRIIGREGRNIRSFETATGIDVIVDDTPEAVILSGYDPVRREIARMALEKLIADGRIHPTRIEEVVEKAQKEMEVIVREAGEQACFELGIHGLHPDIIKMLGKLHFRTSYGQNVLAHAKEVAMLCGLMAAELELDAPLAKRCGLLHDIGKAIDRETEGTHTQIGADFMRRYKEAPEVINAIESHHGDVPMVGPYPVLVQAADAISGARPGARREPLEAYIKRLQQLEELADSFKGVAKAYAIQAGREIRVIVENDTLDDLATSILAGDIAARIEREMQYPGQIKVTVVRETRATEFAR encoded by the coding sequence ATGGATAAAATCATCATCGTTGCCGCCGCCGCGGTTGTCGCCGGCGTCATCGGATACTTCCTCTCCTGGCGTGCGGCCCAGCGGATGAATCGCGAGAAGCTCGCAGCGGCCACGGTCGAGGCGGAGCGCGTGGTCGAGGAGGCCAAAAAGGAAGCCGAAATCCGGCGGAAAGAGGCCCGCCTCGAGGCCCGCGAGGAGTTCCTCAAGCTCAAAGGGGACTTTGAACGGGAGGTGGCCGCCCGACGGCAGGAACTCGACGCAGCCGACAAACGGCTCTCCGAACTCGACACCAACCTGGGACGCAAGACCGAGCACCTCGACGCCAAAGAAAAAGATCTCGTCAACCGCGAAAAAGCCACCCAGGCGCGGGAAAAGGGGATCGCTCTGCGGGAGGAAGAACTCGACCAGATCATCGCCCGACAAAATGAACGCCTCCAGAAAATCGCGCAGATGACGCCCGAAGAAGCCAAGAAGCAGTTGATGGACAACATGATCAACGCCGCGCGCATGGAGGCGGCCCAATACATCAAGGAAATCCGCGAGAAGGCCGAAGCCGACGCCGAAAAAGAAGCCCGCGAAATCATCCTCTCCTCCATCTACCGCTGCGCCGCCGACCACACCGTCGAAACCACCGTCTCCGTCGTCAACCTCCCCAACGACGAGATGAAGGGGCGGATCATCGGCCGGGAGGGACGGAACATCCGCTCCTTCGAAACCGCCACCGGAATCGACGTGATCGTCGACGACACCCCCGAAGCGGTGATCCTCTCGGGGTACGATCCGGTGCGGCGGGAGATCGCCCGCATGGCGCTGGAGAAGTTGATTGCCGACGGGCGCATCCACCCCACCCGGATCGAAGAGGTGGTCGAGAAGGCGCAGAAGGAAATGGAAGTGATCGTCCGGGAGGCGGGGGAGCAGGCCTGTTTCGAGCTGGGCATTCACGGGCTGCATCCGGACATCATCAAGATGCTCGGCAAACTGCACTTCCGCACCTCCTACGGGCAGAACGTGCTCGCCCACGCCAAGGAGGTCGCCATGCTGTGCGGTCTGATGGCGGCCGAACTGGAGCTCGATGCGCCGCTGGCCAAGCGGTGCGGGCTCCTGCACGATATCGGCAAGGCGATCGATCGGGAGACGGAAGGGACGCACACGCAGATCGGGGCGGATTTTATGCGGCGGTATAAAGAGGCGCCGGAAGTAATCAACGCTATCGAGTCGCACCACGGCGACGTGCCGATGGTGGGCCCCTACCCGGTGCTCGTGCAGGCGGCGGACGCGATCTCGGGGGCGCGGCCGGGCGCCCGGCGCGAGCCCCTCGAAGCCTACATCAAGCGCCTCCAGCAGCTCGAGGAACTGGCCGACAGTTTCAAGGGGGTGGCGAAAGCCTACGCGATCCAGGCGGGCCGCGAGATCCGGGTGATCGTGGAAAACGATACCCTCGACGACCTGGCGACCTCGATTCTTGCCGGCGACATCGCCGCCCGCATCGAGCGCGAAATGCAGTACCCCGGGCAGATAAAGGTCACGGTGGTGCGGGAAACACGGGCGACCGAGTTCGCGCGCTAG
- a CDS encoding cell division protein ZapA: MAANIVVVNIYGEDYPITGVTDAAHISRVADFVNARMQQIAQSSRVKARDKVAILAAMQIASELLEKSEQLESTLGQVEGNLDSLLDRLDRELAPVSDSR; this comes from the coding sequence ATGGCAGCGAACATTGTCGTGGTGAATATATACGGCGAGGACTACCCGATCACGGGTGTGACTGATGCCGCTCATATTTCCAGGGTTGCAGATTTCGTCAATGCGCGGATGCAGCAAATCGCGCAGAGCAGCCGGGTGAAGGCTCGCGACAAAGTTGCGATCCTGGCAGCCATGCAAATCGCATCGGAGCTGCTGGAGAAATCAGAGCAACTGGAATCGACCCTGGGACAGGTCGAGGGCAACCTCGATTCCCTGCTGGATCGCCTCGATCGTGAGCTGGCGCCGGTTTCCGACAGTCGTTGA
- a CDS encoding bifunctional 5,10-methylene-tetrahydrofolate dehydrogenase/5,10-methylene-tetrahydrofolate cyclohydrolase, which yields MSAKIIDGKEVAASVLDRLQPRIAALRERGVTPGLAAVLVGEDPASATYVRSKAKKCEEIGLYSEVIRRPADIGQDELMRIVADLNANPKIHGVLVQSPLPRHIDEMAVTLAIRPGKDVDGFHPYNVGMMALGFPRLLPCTPHGIVKLLEFYGLDPAGKEVVVVGRSNIVGKPVAAMLLQKAAWANATVTVAHSRTANLAAVVRRADIVIAAIGRPQTITGDMVKPGAVVIDVGVNRVEDESAKKGYRLVGDCDYEACAERASWITPVPGGVGPMTIAMLMSNTVAAAELALVGATDYAST from the coding sequence ATGAGCGCGAAGATTATCGACGGAAAAGAAGTCGCAGCCAGCGTGCTGGACCGCCTCCAGCCGCGCATCGCGGCCCTCCGGGAGCGGGGGGTGACGCCCGGACTGGCGGCCGTCCTCGTGGGCGAGGATCCGGCCTCGGCGACCTACGTGCGGTCGAAAGCCAAGAAGTGCGAGGAGATCGGCCTCTACTCCGAGGTGATTCGGCGGCCGGCGGATATCGGACAGGACGAGCTGATGCGCATCGTGGCCGATCTCAACGCGAATCCGAAAATCCACGGCGTGCTCGTGCAGTCGCCCCTGCCCCGGCACATCGATGAGATGGCGGTCACCCTGGCGATTAGACCGGGCAAAGACGTCGACGGCTTTCACCCCTACAACGTCGGGATGATGGCCCTCGGATTTCCCCGGCTGCTACCCTGCACGCCGCACGGCATCGTCAAGCTGCTCGAATTTTACGGCCTCGATCCGGCGGGGAAAGAAGTCGTGGTTGTCGGGCGGTCGAATATTGTCGGCAAACCGGTGGCCGCGATGCTGCTGCAGAAGGCGGCCTGGGCGAATGCCACGGTGACGGTGGCGCACTCGCGGACCGCAAATCTCGCCGCCGTGGTCCGGCGCGCCGACATCGTGATCGCCGCGATCGGCCGGCCGCAGACTATCACGGGCGATATGGTCAAGCCGGGGGCGGTGGTGATCGATGTCGGCGTCAACCGGGTGGAGGACGAATCGGCCAAGAAGGGGTATCGCCTGGTCGGGGACTGCGACTACGAAGCCTGCGCCGAGCGGGCCTCGTGGATTACCCCGGTGCCGGGCGGCGTCGGCCCGATGACAATCGCGATGCTGATGTCCAACACCGTGGCGGCGGCCGAACTCGCACTGGTCGGCGCAACCGACTATGCAAGCACCTAG
- a CDS encoding PorV/PorQ family protein, whose translation MGRRSLSGLAAALLLATAAAVTAGDAGRESPFTVGVGARALGLGGGFTSVADDAATIYYNPAGLTRLDYQEVTAMHMSLLEGTIYDYAAWVYPTVSRGGFGLGVMRLGTGDIVRREEFIETGTFDYVQSQILLSYGRRFHPHFAAGASLKVVYQTLDVYSNWGVGADLGLLARPHEQVSVGMVLRDVIPAGLTLNQEEETAPLSVAGGMSVSGLRIRDDIAGLISFELEQIEDRAVRVHTGGELLFAGAYAVRAGWDRDQLAFGAGFRRGRFQVDYTYKLMDYIPDSHRFSISYDIGPSVAEQAEEQRLAELRKGTDLLEEERRRQFNLYKQKADEFRARFRLDSALTYYQRALAFDENNQEIIGAIAAMESTQRIQQSEQTDLLERQHELNRMMASYLEQARNFAGKEYYPAALDMIQLIFEVDPNYAPARALKAGIEAAMATAVSETLETAREARRDGNTVAAIEAYERVLYLDPNNVTAQRGKEALARSLDVGRHLNTGIDLFKAGRYGDARRQFELVLSASPDEPVAQEYLRRIETALEHPPTLDEIQQDPEAWQLYLEGLRFMRNQEYQKAIDAWEKVLERYPGNEATLDNIEQARLRLKSNNQD comes from the coding sequence ATGGGGCGCCGATCTCTGAGCGGGCTGGCGGCGGCGCTGCTGCTGGCGACGGCCGCGGCGGTGACTGCCGGGGACGCCGGGCGGGAGTCGCCCTTCACCGTCGGCGTGGGAGCGCGGGCGCTCGGATTGGGCGGCGGGTTCACCTCGGTGGCCGACGACGCGGCGACCATCTACTACAACCCGGCCGGCCTGACGCGCCTGGACTACCAGGAAGTCACGGCCATGCACATGTCGCTGCTCGAGGGGACGATCTACGACTACGCGGCCTGGGTGTACCCGACCGTGTCGCGCGGGGGGTTCGGGCTCGGCGTCATGCGCCTGGGAACGGGCGATATCGTGCGCCGCGAGGAGTTCATTGAAACCGGCACGTTTGACTATGTGCAATCGCAAATTTTGCTGTCCTACGGGCGGCGGTTCCACCCCCACTTCGCCGCCGGGGCCTCGCTCAAAGTCGTGTACCAGACGCTCGACGTCTACTCGAACTGGGGAGTGGGGGCGGATCTCGGGCTGCTCGCCCGGCCGCACGAGCAGGTTTCGGTGGGGATGGTGCTGCGGGACGTGATTCCGGCCGGCCTCACTCTCAACCAGGAAGAGGAAACCGCGCCCCTGTCGGTGGCCGGAGGCATGTCGGTCAGCGGGCTGCGGATTCGCGACGACATCGCGGGGCTGATCTCGTTCGAGCTGGAGCAGATCGAGGACCGGGCGGTGCGGGTCCACACCGGCGGCGAGCTCCTGTTCGCCGGAGCTTATGCCGTGCGGGCCGGCTGGGACCGCGACCAGTTGGCTTTCGGTGCCGGCTTCCGCCGCGGGCGGTTCCAGGTCGACTACACCTACAAGCTGATGGACTACATCCCCGACTCGCACCGGTTCTCCATCTCCTACGACATCGGGCCCTCGGTCGCCGAGCAGGCTGAGGAACAGCGCCTGGCGGAACTACGCAAAGGCACCGATCTGCTCGAGGAAGAGCGGCGGCGGCAGTTCAATCTGTACAAGCAGAAGGCGGACGAATTCCGCGCCCGCTTCCGGCTTGATTCCGCCCTGACCTACTACCAGCGGGCGCTGGCGTTCGACGAGAACAATCAGGAGATTATCGGGGCGATCGCGGCCATGGAGAGCACGCAGCGGATCCAGCAGAGCGAGCAGACGGATCTGCTCGAGCGGCAGCACGAGTTGAACCGGATGATGGCGTCCTATCTCGAGCAGGCGCGGAATTTCGCGGGGAAAGAGTACTACCCCGCGGCCTTGGACATGATCCAGCTGATTTTCGAGGTCGATCCGAACTACGCGCCGGCGCGGGCGCTCAAGGCGGGGATTGAGGCGGCGATGGCGACTGCGGTGTCGGAAACTCTCGAAACCGCCCGCGAGGCGCGGCGCGACGGCAACACGGTCGCCGCGATCGAGGCCTACGAGCGCGTCCTCTACCTCGACCCCAACAACGTGACGGCGCAGCGGGGAAAAGAAGCGCTGGCCCGGAGTCTCGATGTCGGGCGGCACCTCAACACCGGCATCGACCTGTTTAAGGCCGGCCGGTACGGGGATGCGCGGCGGCAGTTCGAGCTCGTGCTCTCGGCCAGTCCCGACGAACCGGTGGCCCAGGAGTACCTGCGCCGCATCGAGACCGCGCTTGAGCATCCGCCGACGCTCGACGAGATCCAGCAGGATCCCGAGGCCTGGCAGCTGTACCTCGAGGGCCTGCGCTTCATGCGGAACCAGGAGTACCAGAAAGCGATCGACGCGTGGGAGAAGGTGCTGGAGCGGTATCCGGGCAACGAAGCCACGCTGGACAACATTGAGCAGGCTCGACTCCGCCTCAAGTCGAACAACCAGGACTAG
- a CDS encoding TIGR00282 family metallophosphoesterase, whose product MSLVTVLFIADVCGKVGRQALAHMVKPLRRKYGAHYVIANSENAAGGFGITAEMARKVFAYGVNVQTSGNHIWDRYDIIRYLNENPRMLRPANFPEGVPGRGCSVDRVDGVTIAVINLMGRTYMKDIDCPFQVARRLVEEVRRETSVIIVDMHAEATSEKQAMLYWLDGKVSAVIGTHTHVATADEQVTPKGTAYITDVGMTGPYDSIIGMDKEPSLERFLTGMPKRFNTAEGDCRLAGAVLTIESETGRAHRIERIMYPFDIATFRPTDIAPADGTEDAAPEEEFDNEADGEEV is encoded by the coding sequence ATGTCGTTAGTCACCGTGTTGTTTATCGCCGATGTCTGCGGCAAAGTCGGCCGCCAGGCGCTGGCGCACATGGTCAAACCGCTGCGGCGGAAGTACGGCGCGCACTACGTCATCGCCAACTCCGAAAACGCCGCCGGCGGCTTCGGGATCACGGCCGAGATGGCGCGCAAGGTGTTCGCCTACGGCGTGAACGTGCAGACCTCGGGAAACCACATCTGGGACCGGTACGACATCATCCGGTACCTCAACGAGAACCCCCGCATGCTCCGGCCGGCGAATTTCCCCGAGGGCGTCCCCGGCCGCGGGTGCTCGGTCGACCGGGTGGACGGAGTCACCATCGCCGTGATCAACCTGATGGGACGGACCTACATGAAGGATATCGACTGCCCCTTCCAGGTGGCCCGGCGGCTGGTCGAGGAGGTGCGGCGGGAAACCAGCGTGATCATCGTCGACATGCACGCCGAAGCCACCTCCGAAAAGCAGGCCATGCTCTACTGGCTCGACGGCAAGGTGTCGGCGGTGATCGGCACGCACACCCACGTGGCCACGGCCGACGAGCAGGTGACGCCGAAAGGGACGGCCTACATCACCGATGTGGGGATGACGGGGCCCTACGATTCGATCATCGGCATGGACAAAGAGCCGTCGCTCGAGCGCTTTCTCACGGGGATGCCGAAGCGCTTCAACACGGCCGAGGGAGACTGCCGGCTGGCCGGCGCCGTCCTCACGATCGAATCGGAGACGGGGCGGGCTCACCGGATCGAGCGGATCATGTACCCCTTCGACATCGCCACCTTCCGGCCCACCGACATCGCGCCGGCCGACGGGACGGAGGACGCGGCGCCGGAGGAGGAATTCGACAATGAAGCCGACGGGGAAGAGGTCTGA
- a CDS encoding phenylalanine--tRNA ligase subunit beta encodes MEVSYQWLIELTGVTWSVEEMARRLTLCGTACEGITPFARHMDRVVVGEVCAVAPIAGADKLRRATVAIGAETLDLVCGAPNVAAGQKVPVALLGAKLAGEVEVRRATIRGVESLGMICSERELGLSDDHSGIMVLEPEMPVGAPLAEALDAADYRMTFELTPNRPDSMSAIGIARDIAALARVRLRRPAVRLRETAEKAADVISVRLDDPAACPRYAARVIRNVTLGRSPWWIRRRLMMSGVRPINNVVDVTNLVMLECGHPLHAFDLDRFGSREVVVRRAREGERFTTLDGKTHVCDPQVLLITNGAVGVAAAGVMGGENSEVAETTRNILLEAAYFDPPTIRKSRRALATQSESSQRFEKGVDPNGIEYAIDRAAALLADLGGGEVLAGMVDAYPRRIDPKAIALRPRRCNDVLGTDLTAAQMKEILEGLEFAVEDGDPLRVTVPTFRPDVEREIDLIEEVVRILGFDRVEDARSTIGPLFTPLHFEDTFKDQVRQVLTGAGFDEVLSHGLADSRLADLAAPELPQLRLVSTASAELNIMRNSMILSAVPILGHNVARRNVDLRIFEIGKVYFPPTPAGEWIEDERILLAVTGDTPHTWREKPRPHDFYDVKAGLERLAEHFHWPALEFVPQAVSFLEPGASFRLRVRETEIGAIGQLSVKLARQADIKQAVWLAEVATGPLLPLSSRVAAYEPLPIYPAAPRDLALVVDETVPAGDIVGAIRTAAGELAEDVSIFDLYTGKQIEAGKKSIAVAISYRSKERSLSSEEVEAAQQKVVAAVKKLFNAEVRDK; translated from the coding sequence ATGGAAGTCTCCTACCAGTGGTTGATCGAGCTGACCGGGGTGACCTGGTCGGTTGAGGAAATGGCGCGCCGCCTGACGCTGTGCGGGACGGCCTGCGAGGGCATTACCCCCTTCGCCCGGCACATGGACCGGGTGGTGGTGGGCGAGGTGTGCGCGGTCGCGCCGATTGCCGGCGCGGACAAGCTCCGGCGGGCGACGGTGGCGATCGGGGCGGAGACCCTGGACCTGGTCTGCGGGGCCCCCAATGTCGCCGCGGGACAGAAGGTCCCGGTGGCGCTGCTCGGCGCCAAACTGGCCGGGGAGGTCGAGGTCCGGCGCGCGACCATCCGCGGGGTCGAGTCGCTTGGAATGATCTGCTCGGAGCGGGAGCTGGGGCTGTCGGACGACCACAGCGGAATCATGGTGCTCGAACCCGAGATGCCCGTGGGCGCGCCGCTGGCCGAGGCGCTGGACGCGGCCGACTACCGGATGACCTTTGAGCTGACGCCCAACCGCCCTGACTCGATGTCGGCCATCGGGATTGCACGCGACATCGCGGCCCTGGCCAGAGTCCGCCTGCGGCGGCCCGCGGTCCGCCTCCGGGAAACGGCGGAGAAGGCGGCCGATGTCATCAGTGTGCGGCTCGATGATCCCGCGGCCTGTCCCCGCTACGCCGCGCGCGTGATCAGGAACGTCACCCTCGGCCGGTCCCCTTGGTGGATTCGCCGGCGGCTCATGATGTCGGGCGTCCGCCCGATCAACAACGTGGTCGATGTCACCAACCTCGTCATGCTCGAGTGCGGGCACCCACTCCACGCCTTCGACCTCGACCGCTTCGGGTCGCGCGAGGTGGTGGTGCGGCGGGCGCGCGAGGGCGAGCGGTTCACGACGCTCGACGGCAAGACCCACGTGTGCGACCCGCAGGTGCTGCTGATCACCAACGGCGCGGTCGGCGTGGCCGCTGCGGGCGTCATGGGCGGCGAAAACTCGGAGGTGGCCGAAACCACCCGCAATATCCTTCTGGAAGCGGCGTATTTCGATCCGCCGACCATCCGCAAAAGCCGCCGCGCGCTCGCCACCCAGAGCGAATCGTCGCAGCGCTTCGAGAAGGGCGTTGACCCGAACGGGATCGAGTACGCCATCGACCGGGCGGCGGCTCTCCTGGCCGACTTGGGCGGCGGCGAGGTGCTCGCCGGGATGGTCGATGCCTACCCCCGGCGGATCGACCCGAAAGCCATCGCCCTGCGCCCCCGCCGGTGCAACGACGTGCTCGGGACCGACCTGACCGCCGCACAGATGAAGGAGATCCTGGAGGGGCTGGAGTTCGCCGTCGAGGACGGCGACCCGTTGCGGGTCACGGTGCCGACCTTTCGGCCGGATGTCGAGCGCGAGATTGATCTGATCGAAGAAGTCGTGAGGATTCTCGGGTTCGACCGGGTGGAAGACGCCCGGTCGACGATCGGTCCGCTGTTCACGCCGCTGCATTTCGAGGACACCTTCAAAGACCAGGTGCGGCAGGTGCTGACGGGGGCGGGATTCGACGAGGTGCTCAGCCACGGTCTCGCCGACAGCCGCCTGGCCGACCTCGCGGCGCCGGAGCTTCCGCAGTTGCGGCTGGTCAGCACGGCCAGTGCGGAATTGAACATCATGCGCAACAGTATGATCCTCTCGGCTGTCCCCATCCTCGGCCATAACGTGGCCCGGCGCAATGTCGACCTGCGGATTTTTGAGATCGGCAAAGTGTACTTCCCGCCGACCCCGGCCGGCGAGTGGATCGAGGACGAGCGGATCCTGCTGGCAGTGACCGGCGATACCCCGCACACCTGGCGGGAGAAGCCGCGCCCGCACGACTTCTACGACGTGAAGGCCGGGTTGGAGAGGCTGGCGGAACACTTCCACTGGCCGGCGCTGGAGTTCGTCCCGCAGGCGGTATCGTTCCTGGAGCCGGGAGCTTCGTTCCGGCTGCGGGTGCGGGAAACCGAGATCGGGGCCATCGGGCAGTTGTCGGTGAAGCTGGCCCGGCAGGCGGATATCAAGCAGGCGGTATGGCTGGCGGAGGTGGCGACCGGGCCGCTTCTGCCGCTTTCCTCGCGGGTGGCGGCGTACGAGCCGCTGCCGATTTATCCGGCCGCCCCGCGCGACCTCGCCCTGGTCGTTGACGAAACGGTGCCGGCCGGCGATATTGTCGGTGCGATCCGCACGGCGGCCGGGGAACTGGCCGAAGACGTGAGTATCTTCGATCTCTATACGGGCAAGCAAATCGAGGCCGGAAAAAAATCGATCGCCGTGGCGATCTCCTACCGCTCCAAAGAACGCAGCTTGTCCAGCGAGGAAGTTGAAGCGGCGCAGCAGAAGGTGGTCGCGGCGGTGAAGAAACTGTTTAACGCAGAGGTGCGGGACAAGTGA
- a CDS encoding SpoIIE family protein phosphatase, translated as MFRRPVKEINAEVVAEEKYLDSLQRITREACLSAGLSRKEVSPILLAIEEGATNIIRHAYLYEKGTIRLRIVIYKKMIVFSLIDTGRSYQPESDGKLDLQRLVESGRKGGLGFYMIKKIMDSVEYISSAGYNELRMIKQAQPVASESIPFLRHMATLRAKFSVWTFLIVLVIVGGAYYYFDSQTTRQMKSHLDETVASLVNTIGDQAAGYVINRRSDVEFDELIVSAVRSNAGILRQVVLTDTAGTILAHSDDIHNIRKPYAPPPEVHAARVGVPFRFSENGRALSYLMLPIRQGDRSFGTVHAVYSSEQLQQRLAEARRRILVLTFVLLMVGVAGIWVLSNYFVDPIVRITQRVRRFASGDLRSELSLEGAEEFYEISRAFNDLMTRVSQDRENIVAREKMVKEIEVASQIQKTLMPRRLPDLPGLEIDTFYRAAAVVGGDLYDVFEIDPGMYCLAVADVSGKGVPASLVMSMLRTVIQIQAGQSHSSRRTLVLVHEYLRENIPPGMFITIMLAVYDSARRRLNFVSAGHNPLLYYHAASGEIRPLNPAGMPMGVPAAIDTTFEQRLEQYELELQDGDLFFMFTDGITEASSREGQYYGIDRLIRFMKAQLAQPDVKLPGISAALMAELEEFCGLSGPADDITFIIGRAALGRLADPPEGTADGARERPSNPTAAGGPN; from the coding sequence ATGTTCCGTCGTCCCGTCAAAGAGATCAACGCCGAAGTCGTGGCGGAGGAGAAATACCTCGACAGCCTCCAGCGCATCACCCGCGAGGCCTGCCTCTCGGCCGGGCTGTCCAGGAAAGAGGTCTCGCCCATTCTGCTGGCGATCGAGGAGGGGGCCACCAACATCATCCGCCACGCCTACCTCTACGAGAAGGGGACCATCCGGCTCCGCATCGTGATCTACAAGAAAATGATCGTCTTCTCGCTCATCGACACCGGGCGGTCGTACCAGCCGGAGTCGGACGGCAAGCTCGACCTGCAGCGCCTCGTCGAATCGGGCCGCAAGGGGGGGCTGGGGTTCTACATGATCAAGAAGATCATGGACTCGGTGGAGTACATCTCCTCGGCGGGGTACAATGAACTGCGGATGATCAAGCAGGCGCAGCCGGTGGCCAGCGAGAGCATCCCCTTCCTCCGCCACATGGCCACGCTGCGGGCGAAGTTTTCGGTCTGGACCTTCCTCATCGTGCTGGTCATCGTTGGGGGCGCCTACTACTACTTCGACAGCCAGACGACGCGGCAGATGAAATCGCACCTCGACGAGACGGTGGCGTCGCTGGTGAACACGATCGGGGATCAGGCCGCCGGGTACGTGATCAACCGGCGGTCGGACGTCGAGTTCGACGAGTTGATCGTGAGCGCCGTGCGCTCCAACGCCGGCATCCTGCGGCAGGTGGTGCTCACGGACACGGCCGGAACGATCCTGGCCCACTCCGACGACATCCACAACATCCGCAAACCGTACGCGCCCCCGCCGGAGGTGCACGCGGCCCGCGTCGGGGTGCCCTTCCGGTTCTCCGAGAACGGGCGTGCGCTGAGCTACCTGATGCTGCCGATCCGGCAGGGGGACCGGTCGTTCGGGACGGTCCACGCCGTGTATTCCTCCGAGCAGCTCCAGCAGCGGCTGGCCGAGGCGCGCCGGCGCATTCTCGTCCTCACTTTCGTCCTGCTGATGGTGGGGGTGGCCGGGATCTGGGTCCTGTCGAACTACTTCGTCGACCCGATCGTGCGCATCACCCAGCGGGTCCGGCGCTTCGCCTCGGGGGACCTGCGCTCGGAACTGTCGCTGGAGGGCGCGGAGGAGTTCTACGAAATCTCGCGCGCCTTCAACGACCTCATGACCCGGGTGAGCCAGGACCGCGAAAACATCGTGGCCCGGGAGAAGATGGTCAAAGAGATCGAGGTGGCCTCGCAGATCCAGAAGACCCTCATGCCGCGCCGCCTGCCCGATCTGCCGGGGCTGGAAATCGACACGTTCTACCGGGCGGCGGCCGTCGTCGGGGGCGACCTCTACGACGTGTTCGAGATCGACCCGGGCATGTACTGCCTGGCGGTGGCCGACGTTTCGGGCAAGGGGGTGCCGGCCTCGCTGGTGATGTCGATGCTGCGGACGGTGATCCAGATCCAGGCGGGGCAGTCGCACTCCTCGCGGCGCACCCTCGTCCTCGTCCACGAGTACCTGCGGGAGAACATCCCGCCCGGGATGTTCATCACGATCATGCTGGCGGTGTACGACAGCGCGCGGCGGAGGCTGAATTTCGTGTCGGCCGGCCACAACCCCCTCCTGTACTACCACGCGGCGAGCGGGGAAATCCGCCCCCTCAACCCGGCCGGAATGCCCATGGGCGTGCCGGCCGCGATCGACACGACCTTCGAGCAGCGCCTCGAGCAGTACGAGCTCGAGCTGCAGGACGGGGACTTGTTTTTCATGTTTACCGACGGGATCACGGAGGCGTCGAGCCGGGAGGGGCAGTACTACGGCATCGACCGGCTCATCCGGTTCATGAAGGCGCAATTGGCCCAGCCCGACGTGAAACTGCCGGGCATCTCGGCGGCCCTCATGGCCGAGCTCGAGGAGTTCTGCGGGTTGTCGGGGCCGGCCGACGATATCACCTTCATCATCGGGCGGGCGGCGCTGGGCCGCCTCGCGGACCCGCCCGAGGGGACGGCCGACGGGGCGCGGGAGAGACCGTCGAACCCGACGGCGGCCGGCGGGCCGAACTGA